From one Rhodamnia argentea isolate NSW1041297 chromosome 1, ASM2092103v1, whole genome shotgun sequence genomic stretch:
- the LOC115753822 gene encoding rhamnogalacturonate lyase-like, which produces MEEKGFRRWRGLLHGLLTAAVRLLFLLSACSVVASAREVGANAYPGVQLLVHNDQVVMDNGIVEVTFSNPGGDVTGIKFNGIDNLLEPRNRETNRGYWDIVWNRPGEPSTYMRIEGTTFKVVANTDDVVEVSFVGRWSNSSDSHLAPLIVDKRFVVRRGSSGLYGYAIFEHPKGWPDLDVGEARIVFKLNGQKFHYMAISDERQRVMPTAEDRASGRVLDYKEAVLLTDPSNSELEGQVDDKYQYSCENQDNKVHGWISSDPLVGFWMITPSHESHTAGPVKQDLTSHVGPTTLNVFYSNHYAGRDVYMSFRNGEAWKKVYGPFMVYVNSGSPEEDESKLWVDAKGQMLTETISWPYDFIHSEDYPSAAERGTVGGQLSVRDRYVKNSDMLADSAYVGLAAPGEVGSWQTNTKGYQFWTQADNNGSFEIRNVRPGVYGLYAWVPGFIGDYRYHMNITVKPGSDMELSALVFSPPRSGPTLWEIGIPDRTAAEFYVPRPYPGLMNKVFKNDTGERFRQYGLWERYTDLYPKDDLVYTVGIDNYRRDWFFAHVTRNIGNSTYVPTTWRIDFNLQNVDFRGIYRLQMAVASATQSRISIRINDPNEQPHSSTGRFGYDNAIARHGIHGLYWRFGFDVPGSRLHRGTNSIYLAQSRTARTPFEGVMYDYIRFEGPPRTH; this is translated from the exons ATGGAGGAGAAGGGTTTCCGGCGGTGGCGCGGTTTGCTCCATGGGTTGTTGACCGCGGCAGTTCGATTGCTTTTCTTGCTCTCCGCTTGTTCCGTGGTGGCCTCAGCAAG AGAAGTTGGGGCGAACGCATATCCTGGGGTCCAGCTGCTAGTTCACAATGATCAG GTGGTGATGGACAATGGGATTGTCGAGGTTACATTCTCAAATCCAGGTGGGGATGTCACGGGCATCAAGTTCAACGGGATCGATAACCTCCTTGAGCCTCGCAATAGAGAAACCAATAGGGG GTACTGGGACATTGTGTGGAACCGGCCAGGGGAACCCAGTACGTATATGAG GATTGAGGGAACAACGTTTAAGGTGGTAGCAAACACGGACGACGTGGTCGAGGTGTCGTTCGTCGGCAGATGGAGCAATTCTTCCGATTCGCACTTGGCCCCGCTCATCGTCGACAAGAG ATTTGTAGTGAGACGGGGGAGTTCCGGGCTCTATGGGTACGCGATATTTGAGCACCCAAAGGGGTGGCCCGACTTGGACGTCGGAGAAGCCCGGATTGTTTTCAAGCTCAATGGACAAAA GTTTCACTATATGGCTATTTCGGATGAGAGGCAAAGGGTTATGCCGACGGCAGAAGATCGGGCGAGCGGTCGCGTGCTGGACTACAAGGAAGCTGTGCTCTTGACTGATCCATCCAATTCTGAGCTTGAAGGCCAG GTCGATGATAAGTACCAATACTCGTGCGAGAACCAGGACAACAAGGTGCACGGATGGATCAGCAGCGACCCTCTGGTGGGATTCTGGATGATCACGCCCAGTCACGAGTCTCACACCGCCGGGCCGGTCAAGCAAGACCTCACTTCCCACGTCGGGCCGACCACACTCAAC GTGTTTTATAGCAACCACTACGCCGGGAGAGACGTGTACATGAGCTTCCGAAACGGAGAGGCGTGGAAGAAGGTTTACGGACCCTTCATGGTCTACGTCAACTCGGGGTCGCCTGAAGAAGACGAATCGAAGCTTTGGGTGGACGCAAAGGGGCAG ATGTTGACGGAAACTATAAGTTGGCCCTACGACTTCATTCATTCGGAAGATTACCCTTCCGCAGCCGAACGAGGAACAGTCGGCGGTCAACTGTCGGTTCGAGACAG ATACGTAAAGAACAGTGACATGCTGGCGGACTCGGCGTACGTAGGGTTGGCAGCACCGGGAGAGGTTGGTTCTTGGCAAACAAACACAAAG GGTTACCAATTCTGGACTCAAGCGGACAACAACGGATCTTTCGAAATTAGGAACGTCCGGCCAGGCGTCTACGGTTTGTATGCATGGGTTCCCGGTTTCATCGGGGACTACAGATACCATATGAATATCACGGTCAAGCCAG GATCTGATATGGAGCTGAGCGCTCTGGTTTTCAGCCCTCCAAGATCTGGTCCCACGTTGTGGGAAATTGGCATCCCCGATAGAACGGCCGCTGAATTCTACGTGCCCCGACCATACCCAGGGTTGATGAATAAAGTGTTCAAAAACGACACCGGAGAGAG gTTTAGGCAGTACGGACTATGGGAACGGTATACGGATTTATACCCTAAAGACGATCTTGTCTACACAGTTGGCATCGACAACTACCGCAGAGACTGGTTTTTCGCTCATGTCACCCG GAACATAGGAAATTCAACGTACGTGCCAACAACATGGAGGATTGACTTTAATCTTCAAAATGTGGACTTTAGAGGGATCTACAGACTTCAAATGGCAGTGGCATCAGCGACCCAGTCTCGCATATCG ATCCGGATCAACGATCCGAATGAGCAACCTCACTCATCAACGGGCCGTTTCGGCTATGACAACGCCATCGCAAGACACGGGATCCACGGTCTGTACTGGAGGTTCGGCTTTGACGTGCCAGGCTCTCGGCTACACAGGGGAACCAACTCCATCTACCTCGCTCAGTCTCGAACTGCCAGGACACCCTTCGAAGGTGTCATGTATGACTACATTCGTTTCGAAGGCCCTCCGAGAACTCATTGA